The nucleotide sequence GAGAATCATTTTGTATGTGCAAAGGTGTCAAAAGGAATCGTCTAATTAACATAAGACAGTGATATGTCACTTTGTATATAATGGATTGCTTTTAACTGATCTGACTTATATATTGTTGGTTATAAGATGTATTTCTTTGCTCTTTTTTGTCTTTTGAGAAGATAGGAAGCTTTATGACCATATGCTTGTCATTTTGGCCTGAAGTTCTTTTGACATTATCCGAAGCCAATTTAGCATGCATAATTTGAGCTTTCCTTGATGTTGTTATGATTGTGACTTTATATACAATACTTAAAATATGGGCAAAAGCTGCAAGAATTACTGATAAACGTCGTTTGAAAGGAAGGGTTGAAGTATTCTGCTTATAGGATCTTCATTGATGCATGATATTTTTTCGCTCAATGGCTATAGCATGCCATAATGTAGTAGCAGTTACATGTAATCTTAAATCTTAAACTAAATTGGTAATAACTTTTGTTGCAATTTAGAGGTGCTAGGTAGTGATTTTCTGTCTCTCCGTAAGAAGAGTAAGAAACCTTATACTTTGGTTTCAATTTATTCCGCTACAGTTTTGTGGGTAAATCTAGACAGAGAATTGACATCTGGTGACTTTTGCAGAAATTGTATGTTACAATGTTCCCATGCAATGAATGTGCCAAGATTATTATCCAGGTATGTTTTCTGCAATAACTGGTGTCTCTACTGATTTCTCATGCATTTTCCCTGGTCTTCTGAATAAATGTAGTAGATTAGTGATTGTCATATTACTtgttttgtttagacattttgtagATTCAATTATTCAAACATTAAAGAGTTCATTATACCCAAGGATTATTTGGCTACATAGTTGATGCTTTTCGTTTGGAAACTGATCGACCTGCTCGTCATCTTAGTGTTGACATTCAGAAAATTCAAAAGTGAtgcattcagaataaatatgagaagaGTGTGAAAGTTAGTCAGAGAatgatttatcaaaattatttgtgAACCCCATCAGGATTTTCTCTTGAAATTTATGAGTGCATTAAATTAttgcatacagtgcatgcatcgaAGAACAAACATGAGTTATTATGAATTTCTATCTTTCACATCTTATATAAGCAAGACATAAGCAAATCATGCTGAAAGCCACCTATTGCTCCACATCACAAGCAATTAGTTTGGTTTCTGATATAAATTGTCGTGGAATTGATAAAATTGACAGACTAAGAACATGAGTGGCCTTAAATGTGTACTATTTCATTCTTATTCCCCATCATCATGGCACTTTGCTTCTTCTATACATGACTGTGATActcaataacatgactatgatactcattgttatttttatcatgatgGTGCTGCCATATCAAGATGCCTCTGTTGATGAGTTTGTTAATATTTACTGAACCTGTCTGTTCTTAGGCAATAAGATGAAAGACCTCTAGATGTAGAACAAGAGATTTTAGCCAATTGGGTTTCACATTAGGATCACATCATTTCTTTGGTAGATGGGTTGAGAAGGCTATTTTAGGCTACACTAACGAGGAACAGCATGGAATGGGCTTCACTTTAGGGGCTTCTTATCAAATGCTTACCTTAAGAAAAAGACTTGAATTGTTATTTTTTGAGTTCTAGTAGAGTTGTTATTCGAGTAGACTAAAGATTATCAACTCATCGGATATTTTTACATAAGAAAAATAGGGAATGTAGTAGCGAGTGCAGAGTAGTTGCCAAGGGTGACATAAATTTTCTTCCAGCTTCTCTCTATCAATGTTAATTTAGCTATAGATCATTAATTATAATCTAAAAGGCCCATAGAATTTTAATGCAATGTTATCAATTGCTATCGACAGGATGTCAACCCTTAAAAGGCACCAACAAATTTATCAATTTTCCTTGGACTTCAGGATTCACTTGTAGTTATGtaattttcttttgtaaaagtTGAGAGAAGCTTATCTTTCTTTTAGTTTGAAGATTAGAGAAGGATTTATCTTAAAAATGAAAAGCGAATGACACGATGAGATTGAATTCCCAATTTCCATGACTAGAGAGACAAAAGTATCCTGAATCCTTTGACCACGTCTACATTTGGCACCAACTGGATCTCCACATATTTTAAGTAAATACATTTGCATGACCACCACAAGGTTGTGATCATTCATCAATTAATGTATGATGTTCGATTCCTTTTTCTTCCCTATTTAAAAGTGGTTTATAATAAACCAAACAAGCAAACTAAGTGAATAAGTATAGATATAAATGCAAATATAATAAGTATTGATATAAGAGCATATCTAATAAGTATAGATGAAAATGAATCAAAGCTATCCGAACATGTATTTCGTAATACAGAATTGAGAATGATAAGCCCAAGGTAAGGACTTGATACCCTTATATCTGTTTAGATGGTGAaacatttcaaaagaaaaaattgaTCCAGGGGAGGAGGAGCTTTTTTGTCTGGAAACTCGATTTGTTACTTCAAGTAGAGTTTGCCTTTTGTGTATTTGTTAGCAGTCTGTCAGGAGTTCAACTATGTCTGATGTATGTTCGGTTTTCTAGGTCATTACTTGATTCTGATGATGCTTAGTTCTTGCAGTCTGGTGTCTCTGAGGTCATCTATTATGTGGATAAAAGGATTGGCAATTCTGATGCTGCATATATTGCCTCTCACAAGTTGCTTTTTATGGCTGGTGTCAAGGTACTACTTGTGGTTGACTTATATGTAAAAATGTGATTGTTATCTGATGTAGGCTTAATCTCCTCTATTGTATTTGTAGGTTAGGAAGCACCAACCACAAATGACACAGATTTTAGTCAAGTTTCAAGAGCCTTAGTTGACTTTAAATACAGAGTTTCTTAATTACCATTGCAAGATACATATTCTCCAGGAAGCACATTTGGCTTTGATGCAGCAGCCATTCCTCGCTTGATGTGCTCGAGACTTGCTGCTAAACGAGAGTCATTTGTGATGTTGCATTTCAGAACATAACATATAAATGCTGGCTATCCTCCATAACAAACTAATTTCTTGGACACTTACGGGTACTGTAGCTTTTTTTTTGTTGCTCTTGTTCGTTTTAGAACTCATGCTGAATTCAAGTGCTAAAGTATTTCTGATATAATATTGCATCTTGAAGGGTGTCGAGAAAGCTGCGTGGTAAAATTTTACCCCTAAGGCCTATTTCAGGTGTCAGGTGCCGTGCCGTGCCGCCTTGCGTCGGGTGGGTAAGTATTTTGGGTTTCGAGTGTTAAAAAAACGATGCCTCGAGTTGCAGAAAGAAACTTTTACTGATCAAATGCAAAAGGGTACACTATGGAGGGTTGGGTCTCTATAGTATCTCAAAATGAGACTTCGATCAGACAGGCTTGAGGGCCATCGCCTGAGAATGCACAACCTTCATcattatcatcttcttcttcctcagggGGCCAGAGGTCTATTAGCTCCAATCTGGACTGGGACCTCTGTGTTGGCTCCTAAGGAATTTGGATGAACCAGCTCTATTATATCTCTTCATTGCTTAGTGATCCCATTCCTACAATAGTAAATTAAATATTGGGAAAAGGTGATTCGGGAGAAAGAAATTCAAATTGTACTTGGAGAAGCTAGGTTGAGGCTATTTACTTGGGGTTCAAGTAGGGGGAGGGTTATATGCAGGATGTTTCGTTCGACCAATTAAGACTAAACCCCTTGTCTCGACCTGTGCCTTTGAAGATAAAACGTTCCTTCTAACCTTTGTTGCTAGTTGAGGCACTCCTCGTCTTGAACCCTCCCAAGTAGCAAGACAGTGGTCACTTGGTCCTTTGCACAGAAGAAAGCAAGCGAAGAAAAGCTTGCAAGTTGAGGTTATGTCGGTACATCAACATTCCACGATGAACACTATGAGGTAACACCATAAGTTAGGCATCATTTGGAAGGGTGAGTGAGATCCAAATGATGCACACCAGTGGTTAGAGGGGGGAATTGAACTCCAACGTTCAACACATCCAAAGACAAACAAAATAATCTAAACATCGGGTTATAGGGACGTTGGTTTAATCGGGTTATAGGCCCCTACATCTCAAATTTAATCAGAATAAAGTATAAGTAGTCTAAATGCCCTATGGTCAAAACAAAGTCCTAATCATAGGAACTCTTTATAATCTCTATATCTATCTCAAAAGACTCTCGAGTTCAACGGAACCAACCCCATTTATTAATGGACTGGGTACGAATACATAGTTATGGGGTGAGGAATGCTCTACCTATTTAACTCATATTTACGTGAATAATATAAAATGTCTTTCCTATGGATACCCATACCTACGAGtatataattaatattcttaCCGCAtgactcaaaaaaaaaattgattactaAGTTATCCCCTGAATATTTCACCTCTTTTTAcccaatataaaattttatttttgatttaatAATCGATGTCAGacactttttattattttcatctatCATCTCCACACTAACTTAACGTCCAAAGAATCGAGTCAGAAAATCCATGTCGATTTGACTTGACTAGAACATCACCAATTTTTCTCCTGACACCAACTAAGATATCTAGATGGAATTAAGTTGTAGCTCACATAAAATGCTTGCAAATTCTTAAAACGGGAGACGCAGATCAGCCTGGCTGTTAAAGATAATAAAACAAATATATTCTCTTCATTTCATGCATATCGATGACGAAGACAAAAGGATTAGAAACCTATAACACACATTATCTTTTGAACTATAATAATTGACAGGCAAATCAGCTTAAAAATATTCATGGATTAGGGAGAGAAGGTTCATAGAATCACCAGATCCCGAAGACATTGCCCAACGAACTAACTCCCAGAATGGAAGGGAAAAGCAAGTTAACAGTAGAGCTTAAAACATTCTTGATCTGATGCCCCAATTTAAATTCATAGAACATAATATCTTATTCAAAAAAACCGAGGCAATTTTGTATAAAAGTCAACAATAACCAGCAATTTTCAGCAACCACAATATGAAACAATGTGCTTCAGATTAGGACAACCCATCTTCTGTTACCTTAATGATGCTGCAACACTGGGAATACCAGAACAAAGTATCAAATGTTCTGCATGTTAATCTTCAGATAAAAGACTGCAACACAATGTCTTACTAGCTATACACAACATCATATTGAAGGTATGTTAACAGCGCCTTCTTTTTCACTTCCTGACATCTCTGTAACGACGGTTATTTCCAAATTGATGTTCACAATCAAACACAAGCATGATCATGAGATTGGGGGAGATAGTGATGCCTTCAAGCTACCTGGGGAAAAGGCAACTCACTTGGGCCACCACCATAATCCTCGCCTTCCACTATCATCCACTCCAGCTTAGGGCCCTGAATAACAATAAAATGAGATGGACATTTTTTGTGTGGCGTGTTGGAGAAAAATCATTTACCGAGAAACAATTTCTGGAACCAATAATTAATAGATGCTTCTACTGACAGACTCTCAGCGATATGAACTTTGATAATTTGCTTCGACAAATGTAACCATCCATTGGCAGCAAAGGTTAACACTAACAAATCCAAAATCATATGATTGATGAAGTCACACCAACACATTCAATTACCTGAACTtggttcttcttctttgataggCGCTTATAACTTTGAAAATAGAGTTAAAAACAGCTTTGATATTTGAAGGCTTCTGCTacatataaagaaaaaacaaGACTTCCAGATCACTTAACTAATTCTGTCTAAATGACCATAATTTTTCATCAATAGAGGCAGTTCCACATATATACTTTCTTAATTGCTAACTGGAAACACTTTGTTCCTTCATCTAATTTTCTCTGGTGACAAACAAATTTAACAAAATCTGTTGCATAATTCACCATTTACTGTATGACTGCATTTCTTTTTACAAAACCTAAGAACAGTAATTACTTCATCACCCACCTCTTTTTACAAAGTGTAATATCATTTTTCATATTCTCACCAAGTTGAAGTGGGCATTGTGAGTGTTGACAAACACTAATGCTTTAAATGCCTTCTCTTACATCAAGATAGAATAATCAATATTTGTTGGCATAATATATTATACAATAAGCCCTTCTAAGTAAAGAATGTTAATGATGCAACCTTTTAGCTCACATAATACAATCTGAAAAAAGTTGCTTGACCAATCCTGCCCCTGATTTCTGAAGGAGAATAAGAATGAAGGAAATGGTCAACCAAGCAACACAGACTAATTCAAATCTAAAGGAACAAAAACTGTATCCATAGAACTAAAAGATTCAAGTAGGACGACTTCTGTCCTTAAGTTTTCAACTATATGAAAATGATTTGCTTGGTGAAGATATATGGTATGGAAATGACACCACATTTGGTTATGCCATATCAACATTACCATATTAGTCAAAGAAGAAAATGtctgaaaattataaaaattcaaataaaggaaaaaaatctGAAAAGCCACAAGGAAAATTTGGTTTGCAGATCTTTCTTTCCCTTAATTTATTATATGTCAACAGAAACTCAGCAAAGACATCAATATAACCATGGTATAGGAAACAGAAGGGGGTAATGCCTTTAATTTTAGGTTTCTATATCCACATACCTTTCCCTGACGAATAATTGTTGGATATTTTCCTGTCATATCAACCACAGTGGATGGATCAGCAACTCTAACACCACCATCAACAACAAAATCAAGTCCCTGGAAAATGTCAAACAACAAAAGATCGGGTTGAACACTAAAATGTTAAAAAGGCAAAtgtatcatttgatgaacaaaaACTAACTAAATATATGATAGAAGGATTCTCAAAATACAGAAGAACCAGAATTACTACCTTTGTTCCTTCTAGGCTTTTGCATATGTCTACTGTGATTAAAGGCCTTATTATTAGTCTTGTCTCTTGATCAAATTTGTCTGGTTCTATAGCAGTCTTTTAACTGTTAAAGTCTCCATCGAATGACTAAAGTAGATTTGTGCTATTAGGGATCACCTAGAGCGGAAATCCTGATGATATATGTGAAGTTTCAAAACAAGGCAGATAGCAGGACCCAGAGGGTGAGGTGATGAATAGGAAGATTGCCTTTTGCAAATGATCTAAGCTCATGCAACTGAATTAACTGAGCTATTTGGATGACTTAGGCACAAATAGATCACAGTAAAAAATGTACTACATAAAATGAGATACAACCCAAGAACTTATGGTTCAACTACCAAGAAGATATGTATAATTTCAGAGAATTAAAGAATTCACACATGCGTCAATGATATCATTATCATCACTTAAAAATGTCAGtttcaataaatttattttatgtgatggaggaagagagagagccttattcatcaaaatcaaacaaTAAGTGAAAACAGGGAACATACCTCTGGCTCATAAGTATCTGCAATTATGACAGGATCTAGCATCCACTGATCTTCTGAAGGCCACTTCACACTAAGTTCAGCATGATAGTGCAGTCGTTTGATTATTAAAAGAAATGTGTGTGAGAGAAAGAGATCAAATCTGTCTTTTAGCTTAATAATTCAAACCAACCTCGTGGAAACCAGAGGTTCATCAAGATTTTGCAATATGGCCTGACAGATAGAATCATTTGGCATGCGAACACCGACGTGCTTTCTTGACTCATATCTAGCTGTCCGTCCAGATTTTATGCACTGTTTTGGTAATTCTTTGGTTGCAGGAAGAATAAAAGTATACTGTTCAACAAGAACTGCTATCAGTTAACCACATCTCAGGATGAAAGAAATTTTCAATTTCAAAGAACTGCAAGATTATCTTCCTTACAGGCCCAGGCAAACAGTGCTTAACAGTTCTGAATATGTTTGTTTGTCCACGTCCATCACCACGAGGAAAACCAACTGTGTACTTATCTATGTCTTGAAACGAGTGACACAAGATACTGAGAGGCTGCATAAATACATTGAATCAATCAGAACTAATGCAGAATATAGCCAAAAAAGGTAATAATATGTTCTGCAATAAATAACCACAAAGAAACTAAAATTTAAACAATATATTTTGCATTATCAGCTAGAAAACAAAATTATATATTGTTGACAAAGTGGGAAGTTTGGTCTAGTACTAAGCTTCATGAACAATGGTATCCAATCTTCCAAACTGTAACTCTTGCCTTCTTGTTTTCTATATCTTTGATTCTGCATGTGTAAGAAAAGAATTTGTCAAACAAGTTTGCGTGACATACAAGTCTAACAGAAATAATCATcgtaaagaaaatatatttacaaatatGACAGAAAAGAAACATGGACACTACCTTCGGAGGCGTTCGATGGATGAATAGCTTCTCAAATCACAAACAATGGCATACCTGAAAAGATTTAATTATTCTGGTTTCAATAGCATGATGCAATGGAGATTTGCTAAGACCGTAGAAAGCTTTGAATAAGCATCATATTGTTTCCATAGCACACTCTTTTTTAAGAAGACATAGGAATTCCTATGGTCCATTAATTACTGGTGAAAGCTCACAATTGATATCGCTTTCATATGCTGATGTAGTCATCAGTAGTAGATTTGAATAAAGTTTCCAATACCTCCAAAGGGAAGTTTCCAATTAATTAATGTGTTGGGCTGGATAAGATATGAATGGCTCTATTACCATCCTGCATACCGTCCAAACACTTAAAGTGGTCAGATGAAACATGATCAATGATTTCATATTATTAACAACGAGGGCGATGTTATTCCTGTAGACCACAAAACGAGAAGTTACTTTTCACAACTTCATCTTCCGAATCATCAATACGGTACAATCAATAACGAAACTGCAATCTGTATTTCCAAGCGTCAAGTTCAAAACAGGGCAAACGTAATAGGCCGCAGAATTGTAGAGAGGAAATTAAACGAAGAGGAGTGACGGCATACACAGTATCAGTAGGAATCACACCGACGGCCCCTTCCTTGATAAGCTCGATGACGGGCTCCAGCCTCCAAGTCTCGGACCCCAAGGGGTCCATCTCCACGTACACCATCGCTTCCGATTTCTTTTGGATTTGTCGACCAAGAACCAAAGGAGAGAGTTAGATTCCAAGTATGTTCGCAACAGAACCTAAACCACAATCGGATCGAAGTTGATGAGGGAGAATTGAAGGGTGGGGGGGAGGGACCGACCTTGAAGAAGCGAGGAGCGGAGTACTTCAAGCGCTTGGGGTTCCGCTTCATGAGGGCGCGGACGGGGAGATGCCGCGGGAGGAACGACGAGGGGGGCTGCGAGGGCAGGGGAAGGCCCGCGACGGAGCGGCGGAAGGTGAGGGATGGAGCGGCGGCCAAGAAGGCGGAGGCGATCGCCTCGAATGGCATACTCTCAAGTCGCAGCtcgagagagcgagagcgagagagagaacaTACGGATATTATTTTCCCCTCTTCCCTCCACCAGCTGCACCTTTGGGTCCGGTAAACCAAACCGGTTGCAACGGACCATCCCCAAACTACTTGAGTCCCACTCGTCCCACGACGAGAGACCATCAAGGAGCATCAAGGGCAGTTGGCCAGCTGCGGCCCCACCGGTAGCGACCACTTAGGGCCACGCCTGATCCCCAACGTACCCCGTACCACGCATAGTCTTATGAGTGGCCATCTTCAGCGCCACGTGTGACGAGCTCAGGACGTTGAAGCAAGCCACGTTTCACTCATCGGACCACGTTTCACTAGACGCAGGTGCCCGAAAGAAATCAGAACAGCTATAAAAGAAGAGCTACAAATCAAGTTGAAAAACTAACAAACGGCTAGAATTAAGAGCAACAGATAAATAATGATACCAACttcataatttaatcaagagagaaCTAACCTGATTCACAGCATCAGGAGCTTCCATTGTGATAAATGAAACACTCATCGTATCTTCGAAGAACTGGTGCATAAGCTGCGTTTCTGCCTTCTACAGTCATCACTAGTATACATTACTTGAGAATCAAAACCCGTAAATGAAAGCAAGCCCGCCGAACATGAATGATAACAGCAAAATGACCGATATTTATTCACCATTGGCTACACGATTAGACAACATTTTTGAATGGATAAGTCCAGCTAAAATCTTCTGAGAAAGTATAGCAACAAATGATACAGGTATTGCAAGAGGAAAAGTATATGATGCAGGAGAGCATGCAAATGTGATGATAGGCTCCAATGTTGCGTGCATTCGATGGGCTCTACTTTTCGTGGTCACCTTCTAAAATCTAAGGCGAGATaagaggcagcagcagcggccACCTTCTCACGGAGATTAAACTTCTTGGCTATGAGTGGGCGAACGTCATCCGTACCAGCCAAGCTCTCCAAGAAGGGTAGTAACGAGAGCAGTTCACGATCGTTGCGGTTGTCAAACCAGCTCTCTATTGGAATGCCATTGTCCAACTGGAATCCAAATGCCTGATAACGAAaacaaaaatatcatcagaaaaaTCACAGCTATATGTTTCTCATTCCCCGAGACAATGAAATTTCCAGATAAGAACAAGCTGATGATATATGGCACACACCATCTGGAGATAAGGAAAGCAAATAGGGTTAGATTCCTATAATTGTCATTATATTATGGCAAGGTTTATCTTGCATTTACTTGGAACCCAGCTTGCAAATATACGAATAACAGACTTGTTGAGAGAGTATGTAAAAACTGTAACCTGAGGGGAGTTGTCTACGATGATAACATGAGCCAAATCACGGCCAAGTACAGACAGATCCTTCAAGTAATTACC is from Musa acuminata AAA Group cultivar baxijiao chromosome BXJ1-6, Cavendish_Baxijiao_AAA, whole genome shotgun sequence and encodes:
- the LOC135582910 gene encoding uncharacterized protein LOC135582910; its protein translation is MVSRRGTSGTQVVWGWSVATGLVYRTQRCSWWREEGKIISVCSLSRSRSLELRLESMPFEAIASAFLAAAPSLTFRRSVAGLPLPSQPPSSFLPRHLPVRALMKRNPKRLKYSAPRFFKKSEAMVYVEMDPLGSETWRLEPVIELIKEGAVGVIPTDTVYAIVCDLRSYSSIERLRRIKDIENKKPLSILCHSFQDIDKYTVGFPRGDGRGQTNIFRTVKHCLPGPYTFILPATKELPKQCIKSGRTARYESRKHVGVRMPNDSICQAILQNLDEPLVSTSVKWPSEDQWMLDPVIIADTYEPEGLDFVVDGGVRVADPSTVVDMTGKYPTIIRQGKGPKLEWMIVEGEDYGGGPSELPFPQVA